In Eremothecium gossypii ATCC 10895 chromosome IV, complete sequence, the genomic stretch ATTGATGGCTTCGGTCCAGTAGTGCTCTGCTGGATATGTGCGGGTGTAGAACTTTTACTGCGGTCCCGATCTCTATGCTTTGGCGGCGGCGGTAAAACGTTAATCTCAACTTGGGGGACATTTATTTTATTGGCCTCTCGGTCTCCCTTGGGTGCTCCCCAAGTGTAGGGCTTTACCTGTATTTGATGCTGCGAAGTTGATGTAGTCGTTATTTCTTGCACTGGCTGCGAACCAAAGTCACTCCCCGGTACTTGTGGCCGAGAAGGTAGAATTGCTGGTGCCGCCTGCCCTACTGATGCCGACTGTCCCGGTGCAATGATCCCGTCACTGGCGTTAGCGCCAGGTACGTGTGGCCACGGAAGCAGTTGCGATGgcgccggctgcgcgcCCATGCCCGTACTATACGAGGCGTCATCGCAGGGCATAAGTGGATACGGAGGCAGCTCTAGGGGTAGGCGAGATGGGTTtgcagctggagcagctgcggtTTCGTAATTCCGCACAGGTATCGGTGGGGGCGCCGGCTCTGTAGAAACAGCACCCTGCGTAGCGCCCCGCTCTTGCATTCCGTAATCTGAGTACCCCTGTATGGCATACGATGGGGTATTCTGGTGCATTGGAGCCACGTGTGGGGCATTGATGGCCAGCTGTGCGCCTGGTGCACCACTGTCCGGCCGCATGGGCAGCGGCCGATGGACAGGCATGCTGATGTTCGGGGCATTCCCGTTCCCAGACCTGCCAGAGACCGCGCTGCCATGTACTGGCGGCACCACTGCCGGCTGTGCAGGGTTCAACGCGCCCTGAGCGGTATCCATCGCAGAGGCGAACCCTGGGCCCGTTCGTACCGCCAGGGCCGCCGGTGCAACCACTGCAGCCACTGCACTTGCTCGACCCGCAGAAACCGCTGCCGAAGAGACCGACGAGCCGGTGGACCCGCCGATGGCGCCAGCACTCCCGGACTGTGGCCTCTGTTCGGGGCGCAGTGGTGGCGGCGGAAACTGCCGTGGGTCTGGCAACTGCGCCAGTCTGGTCTGGGTCTCATAGCTCTGTGAGCTTGTCCCCGCACTGCTGCTTGCGCTTTTGCCGCCTCTCATAGCCTTACTCTTTTCATAGTGCGTCTTGCTGGCCTTGATCCCTTTCTTCGAGACAGCTACAGCACCATCGATCGTGCTACGCCCCGCTGCTGCTAGGCCCTTCTTGATAGCGTCCGTGCCCATAGAAGATATTTACAGTAACTGAGATACCTGCTTTACGCGACAAAGCCACGCCTCTCTATTCGTGGCACCGGTTAGTTGCTTGCAGTTGACAATTTTACCGGCTCGCGCTATGATGTTAGAGTTAGGGAGCTCGCCAGCGGGGTCTCGAACCAAGCCAGATACAGATGGAGAACTTTATAGAGAATGAAGAACTATTGGGCGTTGATTCGCGCGGGCCAGGGCAAGGTAGGGCGCGCGACCCCGAACTCGTCGCGGGCAGCATTAAATGGGCGTTTTACTACTCGAAAGCTCGCGTCGATGAGCATCAGCTAGCGACGAAACTGAAAGAGATGCTGAAGACATCCACCGATGTAGAGGTAAGTGTGCGGAAAGACGTTGCCGAGATCAAGGGAACGCCGCACAATACGATGAAGAGGACTTGGTACCTGTTTGTGTACGGCGGGGACGTCCTCGCGCTCTCGGATGCATCGGTCATCAACGGCGACACAAGTAGCGCATGGGATGAATTGGGGCTTTACCCCTTCAAGGTCCCGTTCAGCTCGGAGCTGATGGCCTCGGCAGCAGACGCGCTGGTGCCACACTGTCGTCCGGCAGTGCAGGTTTCGTTCTGTGCGTCAGTGCAGACGAAATACCTCGACCGGTTCGACGTGGAGGCggacgcgcgcgcgctcCTGACGCAGGATGCGCAGTGTCCCGTCAGCCGCGCGCTACTTGGGGCGCTCGCGGACCAGGTTGGCGTCACGAGCGCACTCGGCATCAGCAGTGTCAGGCTGGCGTCAGATGTATACATTTGCAGCGGCTATACAAGGTTCCTAGGTACGTGCTCGCGGCGCGGGACCGCCGCCATCGCCCCGGCGGTGCGCTCGGCTGTCTGCCGGGGTGCCAGCGCCGCCTAACACTCAGCTCTGGCCATCGAAGTcgaagctgctgccgcagccgcagctgctggtcATCTTGCCCCCGATGATCCGGAAGGTCGAGCCGATCAGCTCTGTCGTATACGTCAGCGTCGTGTTGTTGAGGATCTCGTGGGATGCGTGGTCGATGACGACTTCGCCCTGCTCCTCCGGCAGCACGTACACGATGTCCTTGCGGTCTTCGAACTCGTCAAACTCGGAGGCGTCGGCGCCACTCGGCTGCGACTCCGGCCGTGGCTGCAGCGCCAGGTTGTACTGGAAACCATGGCATCCCCCCGACTCTACGCCCACCCGCAGCACCTCCCCGCTACTTCTATATATCTCGCCTAGGCGTTGCGCTGCGCGCTGGGTAATATTGAGGCGTAGGGACGGGTCCCCGTTGACGACTCGCGTCGGTGTTACCAGCGGTCCAGCGCCATCACCTGCTAGCACGTTGGCCGAGCTCTGCCACCGGAGGCCACGGAGTCTCGCGGCCGAGTAGAATGCAAGGGGCCTCGGAAGCCCGGCTGGGGGTCTAGCTAGAATTCGTTTGAACATGCTTGCGGCTCTCTGTATTGGAAGTGCGCCTGTCTTGCAGTAGCTTGCAACTCGGTGAAAGTGATTGATCAGCCCTTGCCCGTTTTGCGTAGTATAACGCTTCACCAAATAAAGAATCAGCAGCCATCTCCTTGGCTGCAGACAGGGCACGAAGGTAGCCGCTGATGTGTAAAGCTATAAGCAAAACAGCCCTCTGCCCCATTATACTGTAGAAAATTGTTCATGTTCTCTGGGTCTGTGAGGTCGTGCACCAACTTGAGTAGTTccgagcagcaggcggccgCGACGATGGCATTGGTGCTTGCGACGCTGGGCACGATGCGCTTGGCGACGCCGAGTACGTAGGCCGTGGTGAAGGCCGCGGCGTTCATACCGAaggccgcggcgcgcgtGGCGCAGCGCTGCGCGAGCCACGCCACGGCCTCCGGATCGTCGAAGCTGCATCCCGCTTGAAAGGGCGCGGTGGGCCACTCCACGGTCAAGACATACATCACTATATGCTGAGGCAGCCGCGGCTTGTTTGCAATGGTGCATAGCGGAAACGCCAACCCGGGTGGCGCGAGCGTGTCCAGCGAGCACTCGTAGCAGGCGCTGATGCCGGGCAGGATGGTCTTGCAGTGGCCCGCGAAGCCCTCGCTGCCGCCGTCGATCAACGGAATGCACTTAGCGTAGTTGGAGCTGAGCGTGAGACGCACGAGCAGCGCATTGGCGTGGCGCCGTGGCTCAATTGCGTCCAGCCCGGATATGACCGCCGTGAAGCCCTCCCAGAACGCAGAGGGCTGCTGCGTGAGGTCACCGACGTGCGGCTCCACGCGCACTCCTCGCCCGGGCACGACGCTGGGCAGCGCCAGACCATTGATGTAGCGCGCGGCGACGGCCGCCTTCGGGTGACCGATATCTGTCTCGCGGAACAGGAACTGGCGATTCAGATTCGTGAGCTCCACCGTATCCATGTCAATCACATGCAGCTCGGGGATccccagcagcgccaggttcttcagcagctcgcAGCCGAGGCCTCCGGCCCCCAGCACCAGCACACGGCAGCGTGCCAGCGAATCCTCTCTTGCGCGCATGTTGTTGTGGTGGCTGCACAGCCGGGCGTGCACATTCGCAATATCACTAACGTTGGCCGTACATAGCACTACATACAAACAGGCTCATTCGGCCTTGACGCCGCCCGTGCCGGCCTTCTCCGCAGCCTCAATGGACTGCTTGTCCGTCTTGGGCCCCGCAGCGGCGCCCATGCCGAACAGCCCCGCCTGCTTGAACGGGCGCTTCAGCTCGCCAGTGGCTGGCTTGCCGAACAAGTGGATGCGCACCTCCGCATGCTCCAGCGCGGTCTTCAGTGGCGAGATGAACTGCATCAACAGCGGGTTCGTGTACTTCAGGTAGAGGTGCATGAATCCCATCATGAGCACGCCCGTGTAGATCGACTTAATCGACGAGTCCAACTGCTCCAGGTCGTAGTCGCGCACCGTCGTCACCTTTAGCTGCTCCTCCGGCTGCCCTGACAAGGGGTTGGCCGGCGTCACATACTTGAGCGTCGTCAGGTCGTTCTTGGCCACGATCCGCTTGCGCGTCACCTGGTATACGAGGTACGCCAGCACGGTTGACGTCACGTACAGGATCCGGATGTACAGAATCACCGTCGGATCCTCCATGTTGAGGCGCCGCGAGATCTGCATCAGCACAAGCATGATCGCTAGGTTCGAGATTTGCGGGTTCATCGTGCTGCGGTTCTCGATGTTGTGTCGGTGTCTGCGTCCGCCGCTCCACCTAGATGTGTGCTCTGGGAGAAGATGCTTGTATGCGCTGTCCCGGCCACGTTCGTGCGCGCGCACTTTGCCACCCAGTGCCGCGATCCGCGATCGCGGCCGGCACCGCGGCCGGGCAGACGCGGGAAGCACAAGAGGTGCGAAGAGATCAGATGTATTACAAGGTATTTAGGGTTGCGATACTACTTGCCGTGGCTGATGTCGTCGGGATGGGACGTGCCCAGGTTATTCATGGCGACCGTGGCTGCAATGTTGGagttgctgctgctgtgcgGCAGCAGGTTGGGCGCGGTC encodes the following:
- the AIM3 gene encoding Aim3p (Syntenic homolog of Saccharomyces cerevisiae YBR108W (AIM3)), whose product is MGTDAIKKGLAAAGRSTIDGAVAVSKKGIKASKTHYEKSKAMRGGKSASSSAGTSSQSYETQTRLAQLPDPRQFPPPPLRPEQRPQSGSAGAIGGSTGSSVSSAAVSAGRASAVAAVVAPAALAVRTGPGFASAMDTAQGALNPAQPAVVPPVHGSAVSGRSGNGNAPNISMPVHRPLPMRPDSGAPGAQLAINAPHVAPMHQNTPSYAIQGYSDYGMQERGATQGAVSTEPAPPPIPVRNYETAAAPAANPSRLPLELPPYPLMPCDDASYSTGMGAQPAPSQLLPWPHVPGANASDGIIAPGQSASVGQAAPAILPSRPQVPGSDFGSQPVQEITTTSTSQHQIQVKPYTWGAPKGDREANKINVPQVEINVLPPPPKHRDRDRSKSSTPAHIQQSTTGPKPSIPARRSPSAFASPATTGSGAGGPPSDQLETKCTQQTGHMQSASTSFSSLPQTSPRNEGVASIAKTREESIGPTKGISGQYNYEISVSFEPPPKPHRRGDGPQSRASPFASSRDNSTSVPDSAGSPSRGSIRHSALNNTDPPPPYTDTAHARAGSDSPAPSASKQRSSAGRSLPPLSADRSLPPPARQAAGAMASRLSEEASGVTLRRITSPEGSQTGDGASVKKKPPIVPKKKESLAGNKKAPPPVPKKKAILAQGLQRDAATSSDAAEVLSSSGIDTSAQDDNPFRRYLKNVVPQENDRVHHR
- a CDS encoding ADL335Wp (NOHBY416; No homolog in Saccharomyces cerevisiae), which gives rise to MENFIENEELLGVDSRGPGQGRARDPELVAGSIKWAFYYSKARVDEHQLATKLKEMLKTSTDVEVSVRKDVAEIKGTPHNTMKRTWYLFVYGGDVLALSDASVINGDTSSAWDELGLYPFKVPFSSELMASAADALVPHCRPAVQVSFCASVQTKYLDRFDVEADARALLTQDAQCPVSRALLGALADQVGVTSALGISSVRLASDVYICSGYTRFLGTCSRRGTAAIAPAVRSAVCRGASAA
- the ISA2 gene encoding Isa2p (Syntenic homolog of Saccharomyces cerevisiae YPR067W (ISA2)), giving the protein MFKRILARPPAGLPRPLAFYSAARLRGLRWQSSANVLAGDGAGPLVTPTRVVNGDPSLRLNITQRAAQRLGEIYRSSGEVLRVGVESGGCHGFQYNLALQPRPESQPSGADASEFDEFEDRKDIVYVLPEEQGEVVIDHASHEILNNTTLTYTTELIGSTFRIIGGKMTSSCGCGSSFDFDGQS
- the UBA3 gene encoding NEDD8-activating protein UBA3 (Syntenic homolog of Saccharomyces cerevisiae YPR066W (UBA3)); the protein is MRAREDSLARCRVLVLGAGGLGCELLKNLALLGIPELHVIDMDTVELTNLNRQFLFRETDIGHPKAAVAARYINGLALPSVVPGRGVRVEPHVGDLTQQPSAFWEGFTAVISGLDAIEPRRHANALLVRLTLSSNYAKCIPLIDGGSEGFAGHCKTILPGISACYECSLDTLAPPGLAFPLCTIANKPRLPQHIVMYVLTVEWPTAPFQAGCSFDDPEAVAWLAQRCATRAAAFGMNAAAFTTAYVLGVAKRIVPSVASTNAIVAAACCSELLKLVHDLTDPENMNNFLQYNGAEGCFAYSFTHQRLPSCPVCSQGDGC
- the SND3 gene encoding Snd3p (Syntenic homolog of Saccharomyces cerevisiae YBR106W (PHO88)); its protein translation is MNPQISNLAIMLVLMQISRRLNMEDPTVILYIRILYVTSTVLAYLVYQVTRKRIVAKNDLTTLKYVTPANPLSGQPEEQLKVTTVRDYDLEQLDSSIKSIYTGVLMMGFMHLYLKYTNPLLMQFISPLKTALEHAEVRIHLFGKPATGELKRPFKQAGLFGMGAAAGPKTDKQSIEAAEKAGTGGVKAE